GAAGCCGATTTAGTCGAAGCCAAACAACAACAACAACAAATTCTAGCTTTATTTGCAGATGAAAAAAGTTTGGATACTCTATTATTAGATACCAGTCGGTTAATAGATTCCAGTAATAGTAAAGCTTTTGGTAATGCCATTAGAGCCAAACTAAAAAGATTTGTCCCGACCTCTGAAAAACCTGTTCTCGTAGAAGATGGCAGTTTTGGGGTAGAAGTTAACAATAAACTCAAACACAGTATTATCACTGTGGACATGGAAGGGGATTTTGAACAAACTCAATCAATCATACGAAACATTGAGCGATTACAGCCTTTATTGTTAGTTAAAAACTATGACTCTAGATTATCTACACCAGAAATGTCAGAGGATAAAGATAACCCCGTGCAAATTGGTATCGGTAAACTAACAACAACTTTTGCCCTAGAAGCTTTAATGCCACTAACTCCCGAAGAAATAACCGATTTAGCCGCTAAAACAGCAGCAACACCGAAAAAATAATCAAATTTGAGGTAAGAGGCAAGAGGCAAGAGGCAAGAGGCAAGAGGCAAGAGGCAAGAGGCAAGAGGCAAAAGGCAAAAGGCAAGAGGCAACAGGCAAGAGGCAAAAGGCAAGAGGCAACAGGCAAGAGGCAACAGGCAAGAGGCAAGAGGCAAGAGGCAAAGGCAAAGGCAAGAGGCAAAGGCAAGAGGCAAGAGGCAAGAGGCAAGAGGCAAGAGGCAAGAGGCAAAAGGCAAGAGGCAAGAGGCAAAAGGCAAGAGGCAAGAGGCAAAAGGCAAGAGGCAAGAGGCAAGAGGCAAAATGAAATATTCTCCCTGTTCCCTGTTCCCTGTTCCCTGTTCCCTATTCCCTGTTCCCTGTTCCCTGTTCCCTGTTCCCTGTTCCCTGTTCCCTGTTCTCTATTCTCTGTTCCCTGCTATACGTGACAATTTAGACTTTTATTTTATGTGAGGAATGAACTGTGAAACAGTTTCATAATAGTGTTTTCGTATCAAGTGCAGCGGCTTGTGTACTCTTAGCCGCCCAACCAGTCCTGGCACAATTAACACAAATTACTGATGTCAAACTCAATCCCATTGAGGGCGGAATCAGCGTCATTTTAAAAACTGCTGCCGGCAATCGTCCCCAAGTATTTACAACTAAAAAAGATAAATCCTTAATTGCAGATGTAATTAATGCCCAACTGCGTCTACCCAAAGGTGATAACTTCCGTCAAGAAAACCCCGCACCGGGAATCAAGATTATTGAAGTTAAACAATTAGATGCTAATAGCATTCGGGTAATAGTCACAGGTGTTGATGATGCACCCAGCAATCAGCCCGTCATGCGAAAGGATAATAATCTTACCCTTGGCTTTACCACCACCACAAATTCAACAGCATCAACCGCCACTAAGCCCATAGAAAAAGTATCAGCAGCCCCAGCTACCACACCTGAATCTAAACCCGATGAACCAGGTAAACCTCCAGATGTCCTAGTCCCTAATCCCCAAGTCACCATTGACGGTAAAATTGCCCAATCCGCAGGACCAAATCAACCTTATAACCAAGCGCCTCCTTTCTTACCCAGAGCCGTCGCCCCACCAGTAGGAGATATTACTCAATCGAATATTGATACATCACCCACAGTGATTGATTTAGGTACTCAAGAACGAGTTCCCCGCTTAGTATTACGTGATGCACCTGTGAGAGAAGTTTTATCACTGTTAGCGCGGGCTGCTAATTTAAACGTAGTTTATATCGGTGGTGAAGCAGAAAAAACACAGGGTGCGGATGCAACAAAGACTTCTCAAACAATTTCTCTGGATATAGAAAACGAACCTGTGCAAGATGTCTTTAACTATGTACTGCGGTTGAGTGCTTTAGAAGCTAACCGCACGGGACGGACAATTTTTGTCGGGACTAAATTACCTAACTCCACCCGTGATACTGTCATGCGGAGTTTACGACTAAATCAGGTAACAGTGGGAGTTGCTTTAAACTTCTTGGTGGCTTTGGGTGCAGAAAGTGCCGTCAGCCGAGAAAGATTGGTTACGAGTGTCAATGCTGTAACTGTTGGGACTGGAGTAGCTCCCATTACCCAAACTCAAACAACCACAGAAACAAAAGTCGAAACTCAACGGATTACTTATCAAGATTCAACACCTTTATTGAGAGGATTACAAGCTTCAGGAGATGAGCGCACCAATTCTGTGACATTGATTGGTAATCCTAAGATGGTGGAAATGGCAGTATCTCAATTAGTACAGCTTGATGTCCGTCGTCGCCAAGTGGTAGTGAACGTCAAAATTATTGATGTCAACCTTTTAGGTATTCAAGACTCTAACTCTAGTTTTTCTTTTGGTCTTGGTAATAGCTACTTTACCAGTGATGGTGGTGCAGCAACTTTCAATTTTGGTGGTTCTCGACCAGCTACAGGCAGTGAAGTAGCAAGTAGTGTTACCGAAACACCTATTACAACTAATCCACTTAGCAGTGCTAACATTTTTCTGGACAAAAGAGATTCCAGTACAGGTAATCCTACAGCAGGTGCAACTTCTACCCCTACAGTATCCGGTAGCGTTACAGATCAAACCCCTCCGACATACGAACTACCAAAATTATACCAGTTCCCTAAAAAGTTTCTGGCTAGTTTGACAGCACAAGTTACAAGTGGCAATGCCAAGATTTTGACAGACCCCACCCTAATTGTTCAAGAGGGACAGAACGCAACAGTCGCTTTAACGTCAGAAGTATACGGGGGAATTAAAATAACTAATCTACTAAGAGAACCTATCATCAAGAACGCAGGGCTAACCTTGACAGTGAAAGTAGAAAGAATAGATGATAATGGTTTTGTTTCTTTGTCTGTTGCCCCTACTGTGTCTTCTCTGGCTGGGACAACAAGTAGTCCTGATGGTGATATTACCCTGTTAGCTTCAAGAAGTCTGGCATCTGGTCAACTTCGCTTGCGAGACGGTCAAACACTGATTCTTTCAGGTATTATTCAAGATTCAGACCGGACAACTATTTCTAAACTGCCTATCTTAGGTGATATTCCTCTACTAGGTTCGCTGTTTAGAAAGTCCAATAGAACTAATGAGCGCAGAGAGGTAATTGTCTTACTTACACCTCAAATTATGGATGACTCAGAGCGTTCTGCTTACGGTTATAATTACACACCCAGTCCCCAGGTACGGCAAATCTTAGAACGTCGGGGGTTGAAGGTTCAGCCTCGCTAGTTAGTTCTTGGTGATTGTTTCCAAATACCCGATTTATGGGAGAAGAGTAAATAAGGTATCCCTGTTGACTAGGGCAGGCAGGATGCCCACCCCACAAGATTAAAATATTAATTGTGGGGTGGGCTTCTAGCCTGCCCATCTTATATTTAATTGTCTAAAAAAGTTAATTTCAATTACTAATTAACTCCACAGCGTCTCGTCCATCACTATCTTGCAGATAAACTTTGACAATTTCTTCCTTCGCTGTGGGTAACTTTTTACCAACAAAATCTGGATGAATTGGTAACTCCCGATGACCTCTATCTACTAATACGGCTAGGCGAATTACTTCTGGTCTACCATATTCATTTACGGCATTTAAAGCAGCCCGAATAGTTCTGCCTTTAAAAATGACATCATCTACAAGTACCACGGTTTTACCTGTCAAATCAA
The DNA window shown above is from Anabaena sp. WA102 and carries:
- a CDS encoding pilus assembly protein PilO → MTFSDDLNFPNQGTEIQNSGPVVFGVTLTPTIIGGLVGFLGVAGAGYMLFNIALPVWDTYQQLQTKQDQLQTEVNQKKTQAQQIGKIEADLVEAKQQQQQILALFADEKSLDTLLLDTSRLIDSSNSKAFGNAIRAKLKRFVPTSEKPVLVEDGSFGVEVNNKLKHSIITVDMEGDFEQTQSIIRNIERLQPLLLVKNYDSRLSTPEMSEDKDNPVQIGIGKLTTTFALEALMPLTPEEITDLAAKTAATPKK
- a CDS encoding type IV pilus secretin family protein, whose protein sequence is MKQFHNSVFVSSAAACVLLAAQPVLAQLTQITDVKLNPIEGGISVILKTAAGNRPQVFTTKKDKSLIADVINAQLRLPKGDNFRQENPAPGIKIIEVKQLDANSIRVIVTGVDDAPSNQPVMRKDNNLTLGFTTTTNSTASTATKPIEKVSAAPATTPESKPDEPGKPPDVLVPNPQVTIDGKIAQSAGPNQPYNQAPPFLPRAVAPPVGDITQSNIDTSPTVIDLGTQERVPRLVLRDAPVREVLSLLARAANLNVVYIGGEAEKTQGADATKTSQTISLDIENEPVQDVFNYVLRLSALEANRTGRTIFVGTKLPNSTRDTVMRSLRLNQVTVGVALNFLVALGAESAVSRERLVTSVNAVTVGTGVAPITQTQTTTETKVETQRITYQDSTPLLRGLQASGDERTNSVTLIGNPKMVEMAVSQLVQLDVRRRQVVVNVKIIDVNLLGIQDSNSSFSFGLGNSYFTSDGGAATFNFGGSRPATGSEVASSVTETPITTNPLSSANIFLDKRDSSTGNPTAGATSTPTVSGSVTDQTPPTYELPKLYQFPKKFLASLTAQVTSGNAKILTDPTLIVQEGQNATVALTSEVYGGIKITNLLREPIIKNAGLTLTVKVERIDDNGFVSLSVAPTVSSLAGTTSSPDGDITLLASRSLASGQLRLRDGQTLILSGIIQDSDRTTISKLPILGDIPLLGSLFRKSNRTNERREVIVLLTPQIMDDSERSAYGYNYTPSPQVRQILERRGLKVQPR